The proteins below are encoded in one region of Fibrella aestuarina BUZ 2:
- a CDS encoding endo-1,4-beta-xylanase, producing MTSLKTITLLTLLTALSAACRPDTSEFVLAKPESVATQEVVNKYAALKTYLNPANTPNFKLGAGVALSDYLAQGVAYRMINSNFNDITLGYEMKHGAVVKADGKLDLTNVTNLLKAAQAAGVSVYGHTLAWHANQNAAYLNSLLLTGVDFDPTDKRVNYANGSFEQNQTGWNSWGGNSTRDVINTGLVGTKSLRFTHTSKANAWDAQIALDFSPAPIPVGDYTLSFFVRSDAPGKFRCSTVGTGSDVQYQPDVITSTTWQYVEWDIKSAGTLSALRYDMGTTPGTYYLDEVRLNPKSTLYKKPVILQLNADEKARIIGGALDKWISEMVTQTKSYVKAWNVVNEPMDDAKPNTLKTAAGRAKIATDEFFWQDYLGKDYAVRAFKQARQSGNPNDVLFINDYNLEYDLDKCRGLIEYVNYIESKGATVDGIGTQLHMSLDTKRENIDQMFKLLAATGKLIKISEMDISIGNGIKTAATTPAQYKAQADLYEYVIKKYMELVPAKQRYGITMWSPMDSADGAAWRAGEPIGLWRRDYSRKQAYGGFANGLAGRDVSVEFK from the coding sequence ATGACATCCTTGAAAACGATCACCCTGCTGACGCTCCTCACCGCGCTGTCGGCAGCCTGTCGGCCCGATACAAGCGAGTTTGTGCTGGCAAAGCCCGAAAGCGTAGCCACCCAGGAGGTGGTCAACAAGTACGCGGCCCTGAAGACGTACCTGAACCCGGCCAACACCCCCAACTTCAAGCTGGGCGCGGGCGTGGCTCTTTCTGACTACCTGGCGCAGGGCGTGGCGTACCGCATGATCAACAGCAATTTCAACGACATCACGCTCGGGTATGAGATGAAGCACGGGGCCGTTGTAAAGGCCGACGGTAAGCTCGACCTGACCAACGTGACCAACCTGCTGAAGGCGGCGCAGGCGGCGGGCGTCAGCGTGTATGGGCATACGCTCGCCTGGCACGCCAACCAGAACGCGGCTTACCTCAACAGCCTGCTGCTGACCGGCGTCGACTTTGACCCGACTGACAAGCGTGTCAACTACGCTAACGGCTCGTTTGAGCAGAATCAGACCGGCTGGAACTCGTGGGGCGGCAACAGCACCCGCGACGTCATCAACACGGGGCTGGTCGGCACCAAGAGCCTCCGGTTCACGCACACGTCGAAGGCCAACGCCTGGGACGCGCAGATTGCCCTGGATTTCAGCCCCGCTCCCATCCCCGTAGGCGACTACACGCTGTCGTTTTTTGTCCGGTCCGATGCGCCGGGTAAATTCCGCTGCTCAACGGTGGGTACGGGCTCCGACGTGCAGTATCAGCCCGACGTGATCACCTCGACGACCTGGCAGTATGTTGAATGGGACATCAAATCAGCCGGTACCCTTTCGGCGCTTCGCTACGATATGGGCACCACGCCCGGTACGTATTACCTCGACGAAGTGCGGCTGAACCCCAAGTCGACGCTCTACAAAAAACCCGTCATTCTCCAGTTGAACGCGGATGAAAAAGCCCGCATTATCGGGGGCGCGCTCGACAAGTGGATTTCGGAGATGGTCACCCAGACCAAATCGTACGTGAAAGCCTGGAACGTCGTCAACGAGCCGATGGACGACGCCAAACCCAACACGCTGAAAACCGCAGCGGGCCGCGCCAAAATCGCCACCGATGAGTTTTTCTGGCAGGATTATTTGGGCAAAGACTACGCCGTACGCGCTTTCAAGCAGGCGCGGCAGTCGGGCAACCCCAATGATGTGCTGTTCATCAACGACTACAACCTCGAATATGACCTCGACAAGTGCCGGGGCCTGATCGAGTACGTGAACTACATCGAAAGCAAGGGCGCCACCGTCGACGGGATCGGCACGCAGCTGCACATGAGCCTGGACACCAAACGGGAAAACATCGACCAGATGTTCAAGCTGCTGGCGGCCACCGGCAAGCTGATCAAGATTTCCGAAATGGACATCAGCATCGGCAACGGCATCAAAACGGCGGCTACTACCCCGGCTCAGTACAAGGCACAGGCCGACCTGTATGAGTACGTGATCAAAAAATACATGGAGCTGGTACCGGCCAAACAGCGCTACGGCATCACGATGTGGAGCCCGATGGACAGCGCCGACGGGGCTGCGTGGCGGGCGGGTGAGCCCATTGGCCTCTGGAGACGCGACTACAGCCGCAAACAGGCCTACGGTGGTTTCGCCAATGGGCTGGCGGGCCGCGATGTCAGCGTTGAGTTCAAATAA
- a CDS encoding DUF5627 domain-containing protein: MKKLHTLLLLAATAFLGSCKNDEWVFPDFEYTTVYFAYQSPVRTITLGEDLYDTSLDNARKCKIMATKGGAYTNKTDITVDINVDNSLCDRLSFGANGQKVLPMPANYYSLAANQIVIPKGSITGGVEVQLTDAFFADPAAIKNTYVIPVVMSKVQNADSLLRGKTTLASPRRTVGSDWDITPKDYILYAVKYVNPWHATYLRRGKDVITGKGGNTAINKTLVRRGAYIENGEVCNLTTRSLQQVVFTNAIKGTDGTDMPFRLIMKFDEVNHCTITTDATNYTVKGTGQFVKRGDLKSWGNQDRDVLYLNYEVDFNNAHLTTTDTLVVRNRGVVAETFIPVYQ, encoded by the coding sequence GTGAAGAAACTACATACGCTCTTATTACTGGCAGCCACGGCATTTCTGGGGTCCTGCAAGAACGATGAATGGGTTTTCCCAGACTTCGAGTATACCACGGTCTATTTCGCGTATCAGTCACCCGTGCGCACGATCACGCTGGGCGAAGACCTCTACGATACCTCACTCGACAACGCCCGCAAGTGCAAAATCATGGCTACCAAAGGCGGGGCCTACACCAACAAAACCGACATCACCGTCGATATCAACGTCGATAATTCCCTGTGCGACCGGCTGTCGTTTGGGGCTAATGGCCAGAAGGTGTTGCCCATGCCCGCCAACTACTACAGCCTGGCGGCCAACCAGATCGTCATCCCCAAAGGCAGCATCACCGGCGGGGTGGAAGTGCAGCTGACCGACGCCTTTTTCGCCGACCCGGCCGCCATCAAAAACACCTACGTGATCCCGGTGGTAATGAGCAAGGTGCAGAACGCCGACTCGCTGCTGCGCGGAAAAACCACGCTGGCCTCACCCCGCCGCACGGTGGGCAGCGACTGGGACATTACCCCCAAAGACTACATCCTCTACGCGGTGAAGTATGTGAACCCCTGGCATGCCACGTACCTGCGCCGGGGTAAGGATGTGATCACCGGGAAAGGCGGCAACACGGCCATCAACAAGACGCTGGTGCGCCGCGGGGCTTACATCGAAAACGGGGAAGTCTGCAACCTGACCACCCGCTCGCTGCAACAGGTGGTCTTTACGAATGCCATCAAAGGCACCGATGGAACAGACATGCCCTTTCGGCTCATCATGAAGTTCGACGAGGTCAACCATTGCACCATCACGACCGATGCCACCAACTATACCGTCAAGGGAACCGGGCAGTTTGTGAAGCGGGGCGACCTCAAAAGCTGGGGCAATCAGGACCGCGACGTGCTGTACCTCAACTACGAGGTCGACTTCAACAACGCCCACCTCACCACCACCGACACCCTGGTGGTGCGCAACCGGGGCGTCGTTGCCGAAACGTTTATTCCGGTCTACCAGTAA